The Hippopotamus amphibius kiboko isolate mHipAmp2 chromosome 16, mHipAmp2.hap2, whole genome shotgun sequence genomic interval TCTGCGCCAGCTGCTTCTGTGCCTCCTTGGCCCGGATCTGCGTGGGCACGGGTGGTCAGGGtctgtccctcccctctcccctgtcccctccccccgctGCAGGGATGCCAAGCTCTCACCCGCTCCAGCAGGGCCTGGGACACCCCCTTCAGGGTGGCAGGCGGAGCAGCAGGCGGCGTGGCCGGCGGGGTGGCTGGCAGTGCCGGGCTGGGGGACCCAGGGCTGCTCAGCTCAGCCGTGCGCTGGGCCAGGGCGCTCAGGGCCTTCTCCATCTGCAGCCGGTCAGAGGCACGAGGTCAGGGGAAGCCACCCCCGTCCCGCCGCAGGGGAGGCCCCTCACACCCTGCTGTGTGGGCCTCTCCAGGGGTCCTCTGGGCAGCCCGGCTTCATCCCGGCACATGAAGGGCAGAGCCTGCTGGTGGGCGGTGTGCCCCTCGTGGGGAGGGCGTGTCCCACCACCCTGAGGCCCACGGCCAAGGGCGGAGCCTGTCAGGCGCCAACGTGGGGGTCAGGCCGCCCCACCCCGGCCTTACCCTCGGTGACATCAGGCTGCGGGCGCGGGCCAGCACCTCCTGGGCAGTGGCCAGCTTCTCCACGGTGGGCGGCTGGGGCAGCTCGGCCGGCTCGATGTCGGGCACTTCGTCCACATTGAAGCGGGGGTGCCAGCGTGTCAGCTGGTCCTCGGGCACCTCCATGGGGGGGTTCAGGGAGGCCAGGAAGGCCTACGTGGTAAGGGGGAGCACAAGGTGACCCTgggcagccctgcctgggggtgTGCAGAGCTGTCTCCGTTCCTGTCCCAGCTGGGCCGCCTAGGGAAGttctttcacctctctgagccctagGTGCACAGCGGGGCTGAGGACTCTTCCTGAGCCTCCCGGGGCCGGAGGCCACAGCCCCGAGCTCCCTGCTCAGGCCAGggtccccacccagccccacccccgcccacgtGCAGGCGGCCACGGAGAGTGGTCAAGGGGAGACCCCTAGAATTCAGCCTCGGGAGCCCGTTTCCTGTGGGGTCAGATGGGGCCGTGACAGCAGGGACGACGTGTGCACCGAAGCCGCGGTGCCCGCTCACCCTGTGATGCTCCCGGACGCGAGCCACCAGGTTCTGGCCGAAGGCCTGGCGCCGCTGGAGCAGGCGCGACGCCGTGAGCTGGGGGGCCGCACCGCCAGCCTCTGCAGGGAGAGTCCAGGCCTGAGCCCCGGGGCCGGGCCTACCCAGCCGCCCACCCCACGTCCATGGGTGTCTGACGAGGCCCAGTGCCCGGGGCCTCACAGCTACATCAACACCGTGCAGCGTCCCAGGCGGGAACCCGAGGCCTGGCACACTCACGCTGGTCCAGCAGTGGCTCGATGGTGAGCTGGTAATCGGACCTCCTGACCCCGTCCTTGAAGGTGGGGATGTGGCGCTCCTGGCGGAAGCGGTAGGAACCAGGGTACACGGTTTTGATTTGGCCCACGTTGCGCTCCTCAAAACGCCTATGGGACGAGGGTGCGGGGGTCAGAGAGCTGGGGTCGGAGGGCACACAGACTCCAAGGGCAGGACTAGGCCCTGGCCCGCCCCCCCACTCACTTGCGCATCATGTCCTGGACACCCTGCTTGACCTTGGCAAAGGTCACGGTCTCAGAGCGGTTGTAGAGCATGCCCACGATGGTGTCCATGCTGCGGAACATCTCGGCCAGCACCTGGTACTTGTAGGGCAGCACGAGGCCAGGGGGCCCTGGCTGGGCCAGGGCGTGGAAGCGCTGGTAGGCTGGCATCTGCTCTCCActgccagggagggaggggccttGAGAGAAGAACCAGGCCCACCCCCTCCAGCACCCAACAGTAGGCAAAGTGGCGGTGGAGACCCCAGAGCTGGGGGTTCCGCCCCCGCCGACACAGTGCACACCACTTTACAAAGCCCCTACGTGCCCCCCGTCTCCCAGTGACGGGCACTACTAGGGACAGAGACAAAAACCTGGCTTCACACCAGCGGTCCCTGAGGGAGGCCCCGAccaccccagccctggcttcTCTGTCTCTAAGAGGCAGAGGCTAACCACGTGACCCGGAGAGGACACACGTGGAGCCGGGCAGCTGGTACCCAGTGAGTGCGGGCTGTGGagaaggcccagaggcaggaacTGGCCCCTCTCACAGATGGAGGCCGAGACGACGGGACTGTGCGGACCCCTTGGAAGGAGGGGCcctgcaccccccaccctcaGCACGGCCCAGCCCCGCTAGGCCTCCCACCAGCCTACCCATTCCTGGGCACGAGCCGCCCCCCAGGACTCACCCTGGCCCCGCTGGGTGTCCCTCGTCCTCCGGTGCGCTGGGCTCCCCCACATCCTTCGCTGCACTCGCCCTCAGCTCCTGGACCCGGGCCCCCAGCGCCTGTGCCCGCTGCAGGCACGACCTGAGCTCGGAGAGGGTGACCTCTGAAGGGACCTGGGGACACAGGGTGCTGTCAGCGCGCCTGTCACACCAGCCCAGTCCACCTCCCCTGCCTTCAGTCCAGCCTCCTCACCTTGTCCTCCTGGGCCGCCAGGCAGGGCCGCTGACCAGCTGAGAGGGCGGCCTTCTTTGTCTTCTTGCTCTGGGGAGAAGAGTGCTCCGGGGAGCCGGGGGCTGGCGGGGAACTGGGGCCAGAGACCTGGTGGGAAGGACCCCAAAGGTGGTGGAACCACAAGACCCCGGGGTGCACCACATCGCACAAAGCGTTTGCCTGTCCCCCCGGTTTACCAGGACACGCCGCGCTCACGGCCAGCTCCAGTCACCCAGGCCTGACCCCGCGCCCAGTCTTGCAGACGAGCCTGGTGTTTGCCAGCCCACTGGGCTGTGGCCCTCCCCCAGCACCAGGCAGCGCCgggaccccagccctggccctaAAGTCCTCCGGAAGGCGCCCAGGTGCGCCCAGGTGCGCCGCGCCCAGGTCGGGGCCCTCCTCCGGGGCAGGTCCCTGCagcagccccgcccccccacgcCCGCCGCCGCGCCGCCTCCCGCCCGTCGGTGCCCCTCCCCGGCCTCAGTCTCCTTCCCCCTCGGCGCCCCGCGCCCTCACCGCGTCGGCCGGCAGCCGCAGCCTCCGGCGCGCAGGCGGCGCGGGCTCGTCGCGCGTGGGctcggcgggcgggcgggcgcgcttGCGGCTGCTCCCGGGGCCGGGGCGCGcggccggggcgcggggcgcgggcttGGCGGGGCTCGGGGTGCGCCAGGCCGGCTTGGCGCGCGTGGGCGCAGCGCGGAGCCCGGGACGGCGGCGCGCGAAGAAGTCGGTGAGGCGGCGCTGCGCCATGgcgggagcggcggcggcggcggcggcggcggcgggagcgcGGGCGGAAGGGGCGGTGCCGCCCGCGGACTTtcgcgccgctccccgccccgccccccgcggtGGGCGGGCCCCTCGGGGGCGGGGTCTGCGCGGAAAGGGCGCGCCGGGCGCGTGCGCCGCGGAGGGTGCCGGGCACGGCCTGCGCCAGGTGTGCGGACCGCGACGCCGCGGCCGCGGGGTGCGCCTCGGTGGAGGGGGTCCCGCAGGGTGGCGACCGGGCCGGCAGCGCTGAGTGGCACCCTTCTTTGAGGGCGCACCTTGCGGGGATGCGCCAAGCTGccgtttttttttatttttttatttatttttttttttggcgcacaggcttagttgctctgtggcatgtggaatcttcccagggcagggctcgaacctgtgtcccctgcattggcaggcagattctttaccactgcgccacctaggaagtcccaagctgCCGTTTTGAAAGCGGACGCCGCTCTCGCGGGGCTGCGCCCTTCTCGCCCGCAGCGCGCGGGGTCCGGCGGGCTCCGTCCCGCGGATCCTGCCGTGGGACCGCGGCCTGGGAGGCAGCGGAATCGCAGGGCTGCCCTTGGGAGGGGTGAGGCTGAGACGGCAGTTTTGCTTGGCCACCTTTTCCCGGTTTTCTGTAAAGAGCGTGCACTGTGCCTTCACAGACGCGAAACGTAAAGGAACAGAAGCGTCAGCCGGGCCGGGGCCTGCACAGTGGCCGCGTGGGAAGGGTGGGGGCCGGTGAGACGCGCCGGTAGAGCGGCGTGGTTTCCCGCGCACGAGGAAAGGCGCGGCGGCTGGACCCGGGTTTTGTTGCCGCCCAGCAGCAAGGTATGCGCGGGCCGAGGCCGGCACGTTTAAGGCTGCACTTGGTTACGGTTTTGTCTTGGTGTGAGTACTCTGAGCCACcgagtaaaatgtattttttaaaatgtgttgaggTAGAGCTGATTTAGAGTGTTGTGTTCGTGTCAGCTGTACAGCTGTGTGATTCCGGTATACACGTGCacagtctttttcctgttcttttccgttatggtgtATCCTAGGAGACtggatacagttccctgtgctgcaaggtaggaccttgttgtttacccatccatTCTACATGCAACAGTTCGCATCTGCTGACCCTAAACTCCCGATCCATCTCTCTCAGGTTCCCCCTCAGCAACCACAAGGTCGcgctctgtgagtctgttttgtacataaattcatttgcatcatattttgcTTAGATTCTgcaaataagtgatatcacgtgatagttgtctttctctgtctgactcacttcacttagtatgatcgtctctaggtccatccatgttgcagcagaTGGcattgcttcattcctttttatggctgagtagtattccattgtatatatgcaccacatcttctttatccattcctctgccgatggacatttagggtgcttccgtgtcttggttattgtaaacggtgctgcagtgaacataggggagtgtgtatctttttgaattatagttttgtctggatatatgcccaggagtgggattgctggatcatatggcaactctcttttttgttttttgaggagcctccgtactgttctccatagtggctgcactgattCCCTCCAGCAGTGTAGGGGAGAATCAGTgcagtttctccacaccctctccagcatttgttatttgtagactttttttaaaaagtatttatttatctatttggctgcgccagatcttagttgctgcacgtgggatctttgttgcggcacgcagaattcttagttgcggcatgagggacttttttttcttttctttcattttttctttttttggtgtggcatgtgggcccttagttgcggcatgtgggatctagttccctgatcacggattgaacccaggccccctgcattgggagtgtggagtcttaaccactgggccaccagggaagtccttgtagacttttttttttaattttctccttcctgcctgcctgcctaccttccttccccccccccccccccccccgcattcGTTCTTcactgctgctcacaggctttctccagttgtggagaatgggggatactctttgttgcggtctgtgggcttctcactgcggtggcttctcttgttacagaacacgggctctaggtgtgcgggcttcagtagttgtggtgcacgggcttagttgctctgcggcatgtgggatcttccccgaccacggctcgaacctgtgtcccctgcattggcaggcagattcttaaccactacgccagcAGGGATGTCTCCCCtctagactttttaatgatggctgtcTTGACCTgcgtgaggtggtacctcattgtggttttgatttgcataaaaTGTATGTCTTAATCAAAACAGTGGTTGGGGATTGGAGGCAGGCATTGACCTGAGTCACAGTGGAGCCAAGTCCAGCCTGCTGTGCCTTAAAGAGGGACAGCGTTTGGGAGTCTAGACCTCCCCGGGGGCCTAAGCCGCAGGCGTAGCCTCTTTTTAAGATCAGCGGCGATAAAGGGACCCTGTACATCTCAGCTCACAGCTGCTCATTAGGAGGGAGGGCGCTGTCTTCTCTCAGCAACAAGGTGGTTCCCACTCCCTGTTTCACATTTTGAAAACAGAGAAACCCCTGGTCTGGAGAGGTAGCGGCAGGAGGCCCTGACCACAGTGACTGTTGGCCCTGCCCTCTGTAGAGAAGCTGGCGGGCAGGAAGTGGCCAGGAGGCCTCCCCGGGGCCCCCAAGGTGCTGAGCGGATGCCACCACGTCTCCTGTGTCCACCCACCAGCCTGGGGCCACAGCGTGGGCACTGGGCTCCTGCCCTTCCAGAACTGTATGGGGGCCCGAGGCAGGCCCCAGGGTCCTGAGAAATCCAGGGAGACACTTCGGGAGGGAACTCCCTTCCCACCTGGCCACCCCCTGCTGTGTGACAGGCACCCCCCGCCAGGCGTGTGCACCGCCAGGGGGCTCCAGGGAGGGAGGGCACTGCACAGACTTGCTCTCCTTGGGCGCAGCCCTGGGGCCTGAGCCCGGGGGCAGGAGTGGGCCTCTCGAGCCCCGCGTGACTCTGGGATGCGCTGAGGCCTAGAAGGACGTTCCCTGTGGTCTTGAGTGAAGAACATGAGTGTGAACCGTGTCTGCAGGTGTGGGGTGAGGGGCTAGGGACTTGGCACCCTCACCGCTCATGGAGGCCAGCGGGAAGGACCGCTCCGCTGCGGGCACCACCGTCCCTGCCCCGGCGCAGGCGCTGGCTGTGCCCCTGTGGCGTGTGTTTAATATCACCCTG includes:
- the CDT1 gene encoding DNA replication factor Cdt1; protein product: MAQRRLTDFFARRRPGLRAAPTRAKPAWRTPSPAKPAPRAPAARPGPGSSRKRARPPAEPTRDEPAPPARRRLRLPADAVSGPSSPPAPGSPEHSSPQSKKTKKAALSAGQRPCLAAQEDKVPSEVTLSELRSCLQRAQALGARVQELRASAAKDVGEPSAPEDEGHPAGPGGEQMPAYQRFHALAQPGPPGLVLPYKYQVLAEMFRSMDTIVGMLYNRSETVTFAKVKQGVQDMMRKRFEERNVGQIKTVYPGSYRFRQERHIPTFKDGVRRSDYQLTIEPLLDQQAGGAAPQLTASRLLQRRQAFGQNLVARVREHHRAFLASLNPPMEVPEDQLTRWHPRFNVDEVPDIEPAELPQPPTVEKLATAQEVLARARSLMSPRMEKALSALAQRTAELSSPGSPSPALPATPPATPPAAPPATLKGVSQALLERIRAKEAQKQLAQMTRRPEQEQRLQRLERLPELARVLRSVFVAERKPALTMEVACARMVGSYRAAMSPGEMEKHVQLLSELLPDWLSLHRIRADTYVKLDKAADLAGVTARLARLARAEEAL